From the genome of Nodosilinea sp. PGN35, one region includes:
- a CDS encoding iron-containing alcohol dehydrogenase — translation MASIHTYNFPTRIRFGPGARHELAAELTALGIQRVLIVTDKDVAQLPWFPELEKALADFGATTFSGVWGNPVVSQVNAGIDAWKAHGADGIVAVGGGAPMDVAKAIALMAHHPGHLFDYEDGHSTRPIDQPIPPIVAIPTTAGTGSEVGRSTVISDDDTHAKKIMFDPQLLPRVVLADPELLLGLPAKITAATGMDALTHLIEAFLAQGFNPLCDGIALEGIHLVAQHLEACVDFAQRLRAGEIFDEATAAAHLAARGGMLNASMMGAIAFQKGLGVTHSCAHALSTVYDTHHGLANGVMLPAAMRFNLSAEPERFLRMARVVQPGATDGQEFVDWIVALSASIGIPTSLGDLGVTSDGLEPLVAVAINDGCHPLNPRPVTEKDFYAIYQDAF, via the coding sequence ATGGCTTCTATCCACACCTACAATTTCCCCACCCGCATTCGCTTTGGCCCAGGGGCACGCCACGAGCTTGCCGCCGAACTCACAGCGCTGGGCATCCAGCGCGTCCTGATCGTCACCGACAAAGACGTCGCCCAACTGCCCTGGTTTCCCGAGCTAGAGAAGGCCCTGGCGGATTTTGGAGCCACCACCTTTAGCGGCGTCTGGGGCAACCCGGTGGTCTCCCAGGTCAACGCCGGCATTGACGCCTGGAAAGCCCACGGAGCCGACGGCATCGTGGCGGTGGGCGGCGGCGCGCCCATGGATGTGGCCAAGGCGATCGCCCTGATGGCCCACCACCCCGGCCACCTATTCGACTACGAAGACGGCCACAGCACCCGTCCCATCGACCAGCCGATTCCGCCCATCGTGGCCATCCCTACCACAGCGGGCACCGGCAGTGAAGTGGGCCGCAGCACGGTGATTTCCGATGACGACACCCACGCCAAAAAAATCATGTTTGACCCCCAGCTGTTGCCCAGGGTGGTGCTGGCCGACCCGGAGCTGCTGTTGGGCCTGCCCGCCAAGATTACCGCCGCCACGGGCATGGATGCGCTGACGCACCTGATCGAGGCGTTTCTGGCGCAGGGGTTTAACCCGCTGTGCGACGGCATTGCTCTGGAGGGCATTCACCTGGTGGCGCAGCATCTGGAGGCCTGTGTGGACTTTGCCCAGCGGCTACGGGCGGGGGAAATCTTTGATGAAGCGACGGCGGCGGCGCACTTGGCGGCGCGGGGCGGGATGCTGAATGCGTCGATGATGGGGGCGATCGCCTTCCAAAAGGGGCTCGGCGTTACCCATTCCTGCGCCCATGCCCTCTCCACGGTCTACGACACCCACCACGGGTTGGCGAATGGGGTAATGCTGCCCGCCGCTATGCGGTTTAACCTGTCGGCGGAGCCGGAGCGATTTTTGCGGATGGCGCGGGTGGTGCAGCCGGGGGCGACCGATGGCCAGGAGTTTGTGGATTGGATTGTGGCGCTGTCAGCATCCATTGGCATTCCTACTTCGCTGGGGGATCTGGGGGTGACATCGGATGGGCTGGAGCCACTGGTGGCGGTGGCGATCAACGATGGCTGCCATCCCCTGAACCCCAGACCCGTTACAGAGAAGGATTTTTACGCCATTTACCAAGATGCCTTTTAG
- the glnT gene encoding type III glutamate--ammonia ligase: protein MVGMLTQAQSLTERAKALGIKLFLVSYTDLLGGTRAKLVPASQIAGVEKDGAFFCSFASNLGLGPEAAEIAVVPDPNSLIQLPWEPTVGWVASDVYYEGEPFPAAPRMVLNRVIDRAAALGYTHKTGVEAEFFLLRQTEQGYEIADPKDTADRPCYDQLNLMRQFDLISTLVTYMEDLGWGPYQCDHEDANGQFELNWAYSDAKTTCDRHVFFKYMVKTLAEQRGFVATFMPKPFSHITGNGGHLHNSLWQGDTNLFAEGADAGGLSPLGYHFLGGVLAHGKGLAALCAPTCNSYRRLGASTTASGSTWSPRYISYGGNNRSHLIRIPDVGRFECRMLDGAVNLYLATAGILAAGLEGIQQQTDPGQRIDENLFARGDEFPNLQTLPHNLYEAMEALKADNLLMDTLGDLGAKTFLEMKTKEWNAFNAQVTAWEMNQYVNI from the coding sequence ATGGTCGGCATGTTGACCCAGGCCCAAAGCCTGACGGAAAGAGCCAAGGCCCTCGGCATCAAGCTTTTTCTCGTCTCTTACACCGATTTACTCGGGGGCACTCGGGCCAAACTGGTACCCGCCTCTCAGATTGCTGGGGTCGAAAAAGACGGCGCATTTTTCTGCTCCTTTGCCTCCAATCTGGGGCTGGGGCCAGAGGCGGCGGAGATCGCCGTGGTGCCGGACCCCAACTCGCTGATTCAGCTGCCCTGGGAGCCGACGGTAGGCTGGGTGGCCAGCGATGTGTACTACGAGGGCGAGCCCTTCCCCGCTGCGCCCCGGATGGTGCTCAACCGGGTGATCGACCGGGCCGCAGCTCTGGGCTACACCCACAAAACCGGGGTTGAGGCTGAGTTTTTCTTGCTGCGCCAGACAGAGCAGGGCTATGAAATTGCCGACCCCAAGGACACCGCCGATCGCCCCTGCTACGACCAGCTCAACCTGATGCGCCAGTTTGACCTGATCTCGACGCTGGTCACCTACATGGAAGACCTGGGCTGGGGGCCGTACCAGTGCGACCACGAAGACGCCAACGGCCAGTTTGAGCTGAACTGGGCCTACAGCGATGCTAAGACAACATGCGATCGCCACGTCTTCTTCAAGTACATGGTCAAAACCCTGGCCGAGCAGCGCGGCTTTGTCGCCACCTTCATGCCCAAGCCCTTCAGCCACATCACCGGCAACGGCGGCCACCTGCACAACAGCCTGTGGCAGGGCGACACCAACCTGTTTGCCGAAGGGGCCGATGCGGGCGGTCTGTCGCCCCTGGGCTACCACTTCTTGGGCGGCGTGCTGGCCCACGGTAAGGGCCTGGCCGCCCTCTGTGCCCCCACCTGCAACTCCTACCGCCGCCTAGGGGCCAGCACCACCGCCAGCGGCAGCACCTGGAGCCCTCGCTACATCTCCTACGGCGGCAACAACCGCTCCCACCTGATCCGCATTCCCGACGTGGGCCGCTTTGAGTGCCGCATGCTCGACGGGGCCGTCAACCTCTACCTGGCCACCGCCGGCATCCTCGCCGCCGGGCTGGAGGGCATCCAGCAGCAGACCGACCCCGGCCAGCGCATCGACGAAAACCTGTTTGCCCGCGGCGACGAGTTCCCCAACCTGCAAACCCTGCCCCACAACCTCTATGAGGCGATGGAGGCGTTGAAGGCGGACAATCTGCTGATGGACACCCTGGGCGATCTGGGGGCCAAGACCTTCCTGGAAATGAAGACGAAGGAGTGGAACGCCTTCAACGCCCAGGTGACGGCCTGGGAGATGAACCAGTACGTGAATATTTAG
- a CDS encoding EAL domain-containing protein, giving the protein MRSTFSNRVGQGLESLLTLGAASLLVVSLSKLGLLMPLVQAEYGLRFRLRGQRPWADQVVLIAIDEPSLAELGAFPWPRRRYAELMQHLQAAPPQVIVFDLLFSEPSPDDDEFAEAIAAHPAVLLASAWDRSGQPLGPTPTLAAASLASGHILQRHQGGYIHSVEPRVGRQPALAIAAAEALSLTQQAVPLPPLDRPLWVNWPGPTNALPTYSFADVLTGRVPPGVFEGKVVLIGATALGLDDWVTPFDRDPPASGVYLHGALIDNLLHQRWLKPVTGGWAGAIALGLGLSLGLQRRSPRQQGGLVVGLIAAWGAVALGLLGVNLWLPVVGPGLLLGTVGGLGMGQHWLRQTRWLQQVTAGLQRRHRPEVLLPWPTSSPVRGAAPATSELPEVDDRASSLSQLLDLTQQLGRSQAIQAAIARSLPLGLVAAAADGTVWFANPLATEWLGLTAGDNLATALPADWFEAETWGQLWELVCRGEIVPRQRRQRQASAQPPIPGDSLNRQRWYELRLESLATSASTPAEWPRGAIVLIEDITYRQHIETELRRLNDSLEAQVQERTRQLLQLNRSLQEQIAERQQAQHQLAYEALHDPLTGLPNRRQFLSHLGEQFGRPEPELYAVLFLDCDRFKLINDSFGHWVGDELLKRVATIVQECVRPTDVVARFGGDEFTILLTTLDQVGDAIAVAQRIRQRFSEALHIQAHQLFTNTSIGIVMGDARYQHPDELLRDADTAMYQAKVNNQGYALFEPGMHLNVRRSLQIETALRLALERQEFQLHYQPIINLETQQLMGCEALLRWLHPDRGLLFPDDFIAIAESTGLMAAIGGWVLREACTQMQRWRRRSLIAADAVVSVNLSALQFGQPDFLVQIDHILADSGLPAANLKLEITETVVIQNPEQVVPMIQNLRDRGIRLSIDDFGTGYSSLGYLQQLPVDILKIDRSFIANIHRSPQQYGIVETIIRLAAHLNIQVIAEGIEQFPQLESLTQLGCEFGQGFFFARPLSISQFSQYLRSRSEEEGSW; this is encoded by the coding sequence ATGAGATCTACCTTCTCTAACCGGGTTGGGCAAGGGTTAGAATCGCTGCTGACCTTAGGCGCTGCCAGCCTGCTAGTCGTGAGTTTGAGCAAACTGGGCCTGCTCATGCCCCTGGTACAGGCTGAGTATGGCCTGCGCTTTCGGCTGCGGGGGCAGCGCCCCTGGGCCGACCAGGTGGTGCTGATTGCCATTGACGAACCCAGTCTGGCGGAGCTGGGGGCCTTTCCCTGGCCGCGCCGCCGCTACGCCGAGTTGATGCAGCATCTACAGGCTGCACCGCCTCAGGTGATAGTGTTTGACCTGCTGTTTAGCGAGCCCAGCCCCGACGACGACGAGTTTGCCGAGGCGATCGCCGCCCATCCCGCCGTCCTGCTGGCCTCCGCCTGGGATCGCAGCGGGCAACCCCTGGGGCCGACCCCCACCCTGGCCGCCGCGTCCCTGGCCAGTGGCCATATTTTGCAGCGCCACCAGGGCGGCTACATTCACAGCGTTGAGCCCAGGGTGGGCCGCCAGCCCGCTCTAGCCATTGCCGCCGCCGAAGCGCTGAGCCTGACCCAGCAGGCCGTTCCTTTGCCCCCCCTCGATCGGCCTCTGTGGGTCAACTGGCCCGGGCCGACCAACGCCCTGCCCACCTACTCTTTTGCAGACGTGCTGACAGGACGGGTGCCGCCTGGGGTGTTTGAGGGCAAAGTAGTGCTGATTGGGGCCACCGCCCTGGGGCTAGACGATTGGGTCACCCCCTTCGACCGTGACCCGCCCGCCAGCGGTGTGTATCTGCACGGCGCGCTGATCGACAACCTGCTGCACCAGCGCTGGCTCAAGCCGGTGACCGGCGGCTGGGCCGGGGCGATCGCCCTGGGCCTGGGGCTCAGCCTGGGACTACAGCGGCGATCGCCCCGGCAGCAGGGAGGGCTAGTGGTCGGCCTGATAGCGGCCTGGGGGGCCGTGGCCCTGGGGCTTTTAGGGGTCAACCTGTGGCTGCCGGTGGTGGGCCCAGGGCTGCTGCTGGGCACCGTGGGCGGCTTGGGTATGGGCCAGCACTGGCTTCGGCAAACCCGCTGGCTGCAGCAGGTGACAGCCGGGTTGCAGCGCCGCCACCGGCCTGAGGTACTGCTGCCCTGGCCGACCTCCTCTCCCGTCCGAGGGGCGGCCCCAGCGACCAGCGAGTTGCCGGAGGTGGACGATCGCGCCTCCAGTCTGAGTCAGCTGCTCGACCTCACCCAGCAGCTGGGTCGCTCCCAGGCGATTCAGGCGGCGATCGCCCGCAGTCTGCCCCTGGGCCTGGTGGCGGCAGCAGCAGACGGCACCGTGTGGTTTGCCAACCCCTTAGCCACCGAATGGCTGGGCCTGACCGCGGGCGACAACCTGGCGACGGCCCTGCCCGCCGACTGGTTTGAGGCCGAGACCTGGGGGCAGCTGTGGGAGCTGGTCTGTCGGGGAGAGATCGTGCCTCGCCAGCGACGGCAGCGGCAGGCCAGCGCTCAGCCGCCAATTCCCGGCGACTCTCTGAACCGGCAGCGCTGGTACGAGCTGCGGCTAGAGTCCCTGGCCACCAGTGCCAGCACCCCTGCCGAATGGCCCCGAGGGGCCATTGTGCTGATTGAAGACATCACCTATCGCCAGCACATCGAAACCGAGCTGCGGCGGCTCAACGATAGCCTAGAGGCCCAGGTGCAGGAGCGCACCCGCCAGCTCTTGCAGCTCAACCGCTCGCTGCAAGAGCAAATTGCCGAGCGGCAGCAGGCCCAGCATCAGCTGGCCTACGAGGCCCTGCACGACCCGCTCACCGGGCTGCCCAACCGCCGCCAGTTTTTGAGCCACCTGGGGGAGCAGTTTGGTCGGCCCGAGCCGGAGCTGTACGCGGTGCTGTTCTTAGACTGCGATCGCTTTAAGCTGATCAACGACTCCTTTGGCCACTGGGTCGGCGATGAGCTGCTCAAGCGGGTGGCCACCATCGTGCAGGAGTGCGTGCGCCCCACCGACGTGGTGGCTCGCTTTGGCGGCGACGAATTTACCATTCTGCTGACTACCCTCGACCAGGTGGGAGATGCGATCGCCGTTGCCCAGCGCATTCGCCAGCGGTTCAGTGAGGCGCTGCACATTCAGGCGCACCAGCTGTTCACCAACACCAGCATTGGCATTGTCATGGGCGACGCCCGCTACCAGCATCCCGACGAGCTGCTGCGCGACGCCGACACCGCCATGTACCAGGCCAAGGTCAACAACCAGGGCTACGCCCTATTTGAGCCGGGCATGCACCTCAATGTACGCCGCTCGCTTCAGATCGAAACCGCCCTGAGGCTGGCCCTGGAGCGGCAGGAATTTCAGCTCCACTACCAGCCCATTATCAACCTTGAAACCCAGCAGCTGATGGGGTGCGAAGCGCTGCTGCGCTGGCTGCACCCCGACCGGGGGCTGCTGTTTCCCGACGACTTTATTGCCATTGCCGAAAGTACGGGTCTGATGGCGGCGATTGGGGGCTGGGTGCTGAGGGAAGCCTGCACCCAGATGCAGCGCTGGCGACGACGCAGCCTGATTGCCGCCGACGCCGTAGTCAGCGTCAATCTGTCAGCCCTTCAGTTTGGGCAGCCCGACTTTCTGGTGCAGATAGACCACATTCTGGCCGACAGCGGCCTGCCCGCGGCCAACCTCAAGCTCGAAATTACCGAAACTGTGGTGATTCAAAACCCCGAGCAGGTGGTACCGATGATTCAAAACCTGCGCGATCGCGGCATTCGTCTCAGCATTGACGACTTTGGTACGGGCTACTCTTCCCTCGGCTACCTGCAACAGCTGCCGGTAGACATTCTCAAAATCGATCGCAGCTTCATCGCCAACATTCACCGCAGCCCCCAGCAGTACGGCATCGTCGAAACCATCATTCGCCTCGCCGCCCACCTCAATATTCAGGTGATCGCCGAGGGCATCGAACAGTTTCCCCAACTCGAGTCTCTCACCCAGCTGGGCTGCGAATTTGGCCAGGGGTTTTTCTTTGCCCGGCCGCTGAGCATCAGCCAGTTTAGCCAGTACCTACGCAGCCGCAGCGAGGAGGAGGGCAGCTGGTGA
- a CDS encoding FecR family protein, whose protein sequence is MAYVFNMRHRWRRKLAQGSVSIIAVMSVSFATQALPVRVDRGLAVRQIQGEVTILRPRSTAPARSGDRLSEVGDGLRTGSRSAAVLDVDTDVGFLQVSERTELRIRTLENAADGGRITHLNVSRGQVRTQLRRFTHEGSEFEIETPAGISGVRGTEFGVSVQEDGKTGIATLSGAVETSAVGTSVPVPEGYQNLIWPGEPPTAPVPLRDDPGLEYDRTVSFENNTRVVTLRGRVDPVNTVFVDGAPQLVDRQGEFRLTRLATARLRVEVVVITPLGRQEVHEIYLL, encoded by the coding sequence ATGGCCTACGTTTTCAATATGCGTCACCGCTGGCGGCGAAAGCTAGCTCAGGGCAGCGTCAGTATTATTGCGGTCATGTCAGTGTCTTTTGCCACACAGGCGCTACCCGTACGAGTCGACCGGGGGCTGGCGGTGCGCCAGATCCAGGGGGAAGTGACGATACTTCGCCCCCGCAGTACCGCCCCGGCCCGCTCGGGCGATCGCCTCAGTGAGGTTGGCGACGGTCTGCGAACGGGGTCGCGATCGGCGGCGGTTTTAGATGTAGACACCGACGTAGGCTTTTTGCAGGTTTCAGAACGCACCGAGCTGCGCATTCGCACCCTCGAGAACGCCGCCGATGGCGGACGCATCACCCACCTCAACGTGTCGCGGGGGCAGGTGCGCACCCAGCTGCGCCGCTTTACCCACGAAGGCTCAGAGTTTGAAATTGAAACCCCCGCTGGCATTAGCGGGGTGCGAGGCACTGAGTTTGGCGTCAGCGTGCAGGAGGACGGCAAAACCGGTATTGCCACCCTGAGCGGCGCGGTGGAGACCAGCGCCGTCGGGACATCGGTACCGGTGCCGGAGGGCTATCAAAATTTAATCTGGCCCGGTGAGCCCCCCACTGCGCCAGTACCCCTGCGGGATGACCCTGGGCTGGAGTACGATCGCACCGTATCCTTTGAGAACAACACTCGGGTTGTGACCCTCAGGGGTCGCGTTGACCCGGTCAATACCGTATTTGTCGATGGAGCCCCCCAGCTTGTCGATCGCCAGGGTGAATTTCGCCTGACGCGGTTGGCAACGGCCCGGTTGCGAGTCGAGGTTGTAGTGATCACTCCCCTTGGCCGCCAGGAAGTCCATGAGATCTACCTTCTCTAA
- a CDS encoding type 1 glutamine amidotransferase, which yields MDILVVQHVEADPVGILGRYLEVRGAWLHTWLVPQRPTPPHGHYNGLIVLGGPMNAYEDNDFPHLPRVSDLIRTFHRQGKPVLGICLGAQLIARAFGSPVYRNEIPELGFTPLFPVAGADEPWLLDYPAGMPMMQWHFDTFDLPPGAKLLLTNEVCQNQAFRLSSNIYGLQFHPEVTPEIVMSWMAFKTEWIEAHYPQLFEQLREQLVSHWVRSAQFTEKLANAWYDQVVASAKTAPVSQQGAPQ from the coding sequence ATGGATATTTTGGTGGTTCAGCATGTCGAAGCAGACCCCGTCGGCATTTTGGGGCGGTATCTCGAGGTAAGAGGAGCCTGGCTACACACGTGGCTAGTGCCCCAGCGCCCCACCCCGCCCCACGGCCACTACAACGGTCTGATCGTGCTCGGCGGCCCCATGAATGCCTACGAAGACAACGATTTCCCCCATCTGCCTCGGGTGAGCGATCTGATCCGCACCTTCCACCGTCAGGGCAAGCCAGTTCTGGGCATCTGTCTGGGAGCCCAGCTCATTGCCCGCGCCTTTGGCAGCCCAGTCTACCGCAACGAGATCCCTGAACTGGGCTTTACTCCGCTGTTTCCAGTGGCCGGAGCAGACGAGCCCTGGCTGCTGGACTACCCGGCTGGAATGCCCATGATGCAGTGGCACTTTGACACCTTTGATCTGCCCCCCGGAGCCAAGCTGCTGCTGACCAACGAAGTCTGTCAAAACCAGGCCTTTCGCCTCAGCAGCAACATCTACGGCTTGCAGTTTCATCCGGAGGTTACCCCCGAGATCGTGATGAGCTGGATGGCCTTTAAAACGGAGTGGATTGAGGCTCACTATCCCCAGCTGTTTGAGCAACTGCGGGAGCAGCTGGTATCCCACTGGGTGCGATCGGCCCAGTTCACTGAAAAGCTGGCCAACGCCTGGTATGACCAGGTGGTAGCCTCAGCCAAGACGGCACCGGTATCCCAGCAGGGCGCACCTCAGTAG
- a CDS encoding glycosyltransferase codes for MRHLYFLVPGTGKRYHCGGLFAELKTLKLAQQICSAEVVTYHQREADTLFLDDLLQRPHRDDSIFVVSWGFHLPRLVKRLRGYPVVYHAHSSGYGFNLPGDMPIITVSRNSMGYWGQKRPSGLTFYLPNQISPEFTNRQQPRDIDVLVQVRKSSDYLLNQLVPALESRCTVVTLDGFVEDLSVLFNRSKIFLYDSAEYWALSRVSEGFGLPPMEAMACGCQVFTSVNGALADYLDPGFNCYQIGVYSTAYDCDRILTALTTPTPLGMIPVDLAPYRADALRPRLEVILSEINHFFDHRAKHPKDIADFTIPRLAQLWMRHTTAKIRKKLSGK; via the coding sequence ATGCGCCACCTCTATTTTCTGGTTCCCGGCACCGGCAAGCGCTACCACTGCGGCGGGCTGTTTGCCGAACTCAAGACCCTCAAGCTGGCCCAGCAGATCTGCTCCGCCGAGGTGGTCACCTACCACCAGCGCGAGGCCGACACCCTGTTTTTGGACGATCTGCTTCAGCGGCCCCACCGGGACGACAGCATTTTTGTCGTGAGCTGGGGGTTTCACCTGCCTCGGCTGGTAAAACGGCTGCGGGGCTACCCCGTGGTCTACCACGCCCACAGCAGTGGCTACGGCTTCAACCTGCCGGGGGATATGCCGATTATCACCGTCAGCCGCAACTCCATGGGCTACTGGGGGCAAAAGCGTCCCAGCGGCTTGACCTTCTATTTGCCGAACCAGATTTCGCCCGAGTTCACCAACCGGCAGCAGCCTCGAGATATCGATGTGCTGGTGCAGGTGCGTAAGTCGTCGGACTACCTGCTCAATCAGCTGGTGCCAGCCCTAGAGTCTCGCTGCACCGTGGTCACCCTAGACGGGTTTGTCGAGGATCTGTCGGTTCTGTTTAACCGCAGCAAAATTTTCCTCTACGACTCGGCAGAATACTGGGCGCTGAGCCGGGTGAGCGAGGGGTTTGGTCTGCCGCCGATGGAGGCGATGGCCTGCGGTTGCCAGGTGTTTACCAGCGTCAACGGGGCGCTGGCAGACTATCTCGACCCGGGCTTTAACTGCTACCAAATTGGAGTGTACTCGACAGCGTACGACTGCGATCGCATCCTCACCGCCCTCACAACCCCCACTCCCCTGGGGATGATCCCAGTCGATCTAGCTCCCTATCGAGCCGACGCCCTGCGACCTCGGCTGGAGGTAATTTTGAGCGAAATCAACCATTTCTTTGACCATCGAGCCAAGCACCCCAAAGACATTGCTGACTTCACCATCCCCCGCCTGGCCCAGCTCTGGATGCGGCACACCACCGCTAAGATCCGCAAAAAGCTCAGCGGGAAATGA
- a CDS encoding glycine zipper family protein, with translation MRSDKEIHKNAKNNPDANPDPITGQPGAHPVGTGVGAAGAGVVGTAIGGVVGGPVGAVVGAAVGAVAGGLVGKNTAEKIDPTIEDSYWRTNYKSRPYATTDHTYDDYSPAYRTGYEGYGNYSQQGLTYDQAEPRLKEDYERQYSGHRLGWDSARHASRDAWDRVDRNNTRYRAEDDYWRSNFSSRPYREADYTYDDYSPAYRTGYEGYSTYADQGLTFSQAEPHLRRDYERRNANGRLGWEKAKHAIQDAWHRLESAVTHDSADYRDSRDRRVDPSYDINANRSSYDRSIDGTPRPDSGTANLL, from the coding sequence ATGCGAAGCGATAAGGAAATCCATAAAAACGCTAAAAATAATCCCGACGCCAACCCCGATCCGATTACGGGGCAGCCCGGTGCGCACCCGGTGGGCACTGGGGTAGGGGCCGCTGGGGCCGGGGTCGTCGGCACCGCCATTGGTGGCGTTGTCGGTGGCCCGGTAGGTGCCGTTGTCGGTGCCGCCGTGGGCGCGGTAGCGGGCGGTTTAGTTGGTAAAAATACCGCCGAAAAAATTGACCCTACCATTGAAGATAGCTACTGGCGCACGAACTACAAAAGTCGTCCCTACGCTACAACTGACCATACCTACGACGACTACAGCCCCGCCTACCGCACGGGCTACGAAGGCTATGGCAATTATTCGCAACAGGGGTTGACCTACGACCAGGCCGAACCCCGGCTCAAGGAAGACTACGAACGTCAGTACAGCGGCCATCGGCTGGGCTGGGACAGCGCCCGTCACGCCAGTCGCGACGCTTGGGATCGAGTCGATCGCAACAACACCCGCTACCGCGCAGAGGATGACTACTGGCGCAGCAATTTTTCCTCTCGCCCCTACCGCGAGGCCGACTACACCTACGACGACTACAGCCCCGCCTACCGCACCGGCTACGAAGGCTACAGCACCTATGCCGACCAGGGTCTCACCTTTAGTCAGGCCGAGCCTCACCTGCGGAGAGACTATGAGCGCCGCAACGCCAATGGCCGACTGGGCTGGGAGAAAGCCAAGCACGCCATTCAAGATGCCTGGCATCGGCTAGAGTCGGCGGTTACCCATGACTCTGCTGACTATCGAGACAGCCGCGATCGCCGCGTTGACCCCAGCTATGACATCAACGCCAATCGCAGCAGCTACGATCGCAGCATTGACGGTACCCCCAGACCCGACTCTGGCACCGCAAACCTGCTGTAG
- the psb29 gene encoding photosystem II biogenesis protein Psp29: MNNAPVRTVSDAKRDFYSHHTRPINSIYRRVVDELMVEMHLLSVNVDFAYDPIYALGIVTTFDRFMVGYEPEADKASIFNALCRSIHSTPEHYRGDAEAIKAAVSGMSLDDLKGQFEHLGEGGEGLRGTLAAIAHREKFKYSRPFGIGLYTLVEAVTPPEALKEKEAVETLFKDLASRLNISPDKLQKDVELYRSNMEKFAQAQEVMKDMLAADRKKREERKKAAEAVAEGITEPVAAAPEAGESADSPD; this comes from the coding sequence GTGAATAACGCACCCGTACGCACGGTATCTGACGCCAAGCGCGACTTTTACTCCCACCATACTCGGCCGATCAACTCTATCTACCGGCGCGTGGTAGACGAGCTGATGGTAGAGATGCATTTGCTCTCCGTCAATGTGGACTTTGCCTACGACCCCATCTACGCCCTGGGCATCGTCACTACCTTCGATCGCTTCATGGTCGGCTACGAGCCCGAGGCCGACAAGGCGTCTATTTTCAATGCCCTATGCCGCTCCATTCACAGCACGCCCGAGCACTACCGGGGCGATGCCGAGGCGATCAAAGCCGCCGTCAGCGGCATGTCCCTAGACGACCTCAAGGGCCAGTTTGAGCACCTCGGCGAGGGGGGCGAAGGCCTGCGCGGCACCCTGGCTGCGATCGCCCACCGGGAAAAGTTTAAATACAGCCGCCCCTTCGGCATTGGCCTCTACACCCTGGTAGAAGCCGTCACCCCCCCGGAGGCCCTGAAAGAAAAAGAAGCCGTCGAAACCCTGTTTAAAGACCTGGCCAGCAGGCTCAACATCTCCCCCGACAAACTGCAGAAAGACGTCGAACTCTACCGCAGCAACATGGAGAAATTTGCCCAGGCCCAGGAGGTGATGAAAGACATGCTGGCCGCCGACCGCAAAAAGCGCGAAGAGCGTAAAAAAGCCGCTGAGGCCGTAGCCGAAGGCATTACTGAGCCCGTGGCTGCGGCCCCCGAAGCAGGAGAATCGGCTGATTCTCCCGATTAA
- a CDS encoding LysR family transcriptional regulator — MNLSKIKLSQLRALVAIAECGNFSEAALQLEVTQSTISHAIATLEDELGITLLQRGRHGARLTPVGDRITAHARAVLGLLDTIGCEANQARGVQGGSLRIASFRSVATHVLPGAIARLHRRYPTIAISVHEMDELHQLKQALVKGEVDLCVAETIDSADVETLHIFDDDYVALLPPGYRPKTGTLTVDDMRQMPIIGSSHSSCGLRIRTVLGAQEHPLEIAYCIRHDSSMVAMVQQGLGIAILPRLAAEPVPPEVQIVSLPFPISRPIGATILKDALHTPALYAFLDALREIGEFSRIQAV, encoded by the coding sequence ATGAATCTGAGCAAAATCAAGCTTTCTCAGCTGCGCGCCCTGGTCGCGATCGCCGAGTGCGGCAACTTCAGCGAAGCTGCCCTCCAGCTCGAGGTCACCCAGTCCACCATTAGCCATGCGATCGCCACCCTAGAAGACGAGCTGGGCATCACCCTTTTGCAGCGCGGTCGCCACGGGGCGCGGCTGACCCCGGTGGGCGATCGCATTACCGCCCACGCCCGCGCCGTGCTGGGGCTGCTCGACACCATTGGCTGTGAGGCCAACCAGGCCCGGGGGGTGCAGGGGGGCAGCCTGCGGATTGCCTCCTTCCGCAGTGTGGCAACCCACGTGCTGCCGGGGGCGATCGCCCGTCTGCACCGCCGCTACCCCACCATTGCCATCAGCGTCCACGAAATGGACGAACTCCACCAGCTCAAGCAGGCCCTGGTCAAAGGCGAAGTCGATCTCTGCGTCGCCGAAACCATTGACAGCGCCGATGTCGAGACCCTGCACATCTTTGATGACGACTACGTAGCTCTGTTGCCCCCCGGCTACCGCCCCAAAACCGGCACCCTCACCGTCGATGACATGCGCCAGATGCCCATCATTGGCTCTAGCCACAGCAGCTGTGGCCTGCGCATTCGCACCGTGCTGGGTGCCCAGGAGCACCCTTTAGAAATTGCCTACTGCATTCGCCACGACTCGTCGATGGTGGCGATGGTGCAGCAGGGCCTGGGCATTGCCATTCTGCCCCGCCTTGCCGCTGAACCCGTGCCCCCCGAGGTGCAAATTGTCTCCCTGCCCTTCCCTATCTCTCGACCGATTGGGGCGACCATTCTCAAAGACGCGCTCCATACGCCAGCCCTCTACGCCTTTTTAGACGCCCTGCGCGAGATCGGCGAGTTTAGCCGCATCCAAGCCGTCTAG